In Nostoc edaphicum CCNP1411, the sequence AATAACCCATCCACATCCTTCCCAGCTTGCTCAAAACAAATCGGTGGCGCTGGTTCCGGTGCAAACTGAATTAACTTAATTTCCCCCTTCCCAATCCCAATCATCACAACTTCCACATCCGGCTTGTGATTCTCCACAATTCCCAAAATTTCCTGAAGCCGATTCTCAACTCTAATATTTAAATTCTCTATCTGTTCTTTCGGACAATAAACAAAATGCGGCGTTGGTTGCAAATCAATACCAACAGTACCCTGACTATCACCATTTGCTAACCACAATCCCCAAAACAGCGCCGCCAATTCTTGCTGATTTGCTTTGACAAACTTATCCAACTGGCGACGCCACTTAGTATCACCTGATTCTGGTTGACTATTACCAAAAAACATAAATAATTCGTAATGAAGACACAGACAATAGGCGAAACTTATCTTAAACCTGACTGTACACGCCAGAGGCTGGAATAAATTCCATCTTTCTCCAGCAATTGCTCATGGGTTCCCGACTCTACTAATTTCCCATGTTCCATGACATAAATGCAATGGGCATTGCGGATGGTAGAAAGACGATGAGCGATCGCAATTGTAGTTCTATCTACTGTAATCCGTTCTAGCGATCGCTGGATTGCTGCTTCTGTTTCATTATCCACCGCCGAGGTAGCTTCGTCTAAAATCAGAATAGGCGGATTCTTTAAGACTGCCCGGGCGATCGCAATCCGTTGTCTTTGTCCACCAGATAACTTTTGTCCTCTTTCCCCCACAATTGTCTCATAACCTTCGGGCAACTCAACAATAAATTCGTGCGCCTCGGCTATCTTCGCCGCCGTGATGATTTCTTGTTCTGTAGTCTCAAAGCTACCATAAGCAATATTCTCCGCGACAGTGCCATGAAATAGAAACACATCTTGACTCACCAAACCGATGCAGCGCCGTAAATCTTGCAAATTCAAAGTTTGCAAGTCAATACCATCCACAGTAATCCTGCCAGCTTGGACTTCGTACAACCGCAACAAAAGTTTGACTAAAGTGCTTTTACCAGAACCGGTTGAACCGACAATTGCAATGGTTTTCCCCGCCGGAATATCCAAAGACAGATTTTTAATTACTGGAAATCTATCTTTATAGGCAAAATAAACATTGTTAAATTGCACTTCACCGCGCACTTTATCTATAGGTAAGGCTACATTACCTGTATGAATAGCGATAGGAGTATCCAATAAATTCATGACTCGATTAGTAGAAGCCATTGCCCTTTGATATTGGTCAAAAGTTTCGCCTAATCTAGTTAAAGGCCACAGCAATCGCTGAATTAAAAACACTAATACACTGTAAGCACCAACAGACATTTCTCCCGAAACCGCTGCCATCCCGCCATACAAAAGTAATGCCGTGAACCCCACCAAAATCAGCATCCGAATTAACGGCACAAAAGCAGCAGAAAGAGTAATTGCCTTAGAATTACTGTGGCGATAAGCGTCACTATCTAATTCCAAACGAGAGGCTTCATAAGCTTCAGAGGTGAAACTTTTAATAGTAGTAATTCCGCTGATATTATTTGACAACCGCGTATTGAGAAAACCTACCTTTTCGCGGACATCAGCGTAGCGAGGTGCTAGTAATCGTT encodes:
- a CDS encoding ABC transporter ATP-binding protein yields the protein MATALKSHRASRRRKHSAHPLQRLLEYGHQYRKQIWLATTYSTLNKFFDLAPPGLIGVAVDVVVKQQDSIIAQLGVRDVFQQFLIISFLTVIIWILESVFEYAYARLWRNLAQNIQHDLRLDAYKHLQELELAYFEERSTGGLMSILSDDINQLERFLDGGANDIIQVSATVLIIGAAFFILAPSVAWMALSPMPFILWGSFAYQRLLAPRYADVREKVGFLNTRLSNNISGITTIKSFTSEAYEASRLELDSDAYRHSNSKAITLSAAFVPLIRMLILVGFTALLLYGGMAAVSGEMSVGAYSVLVFLIQRLLWPLTRLGETFDQYQRAMASTNRVMNLLDTPIAIHTGNVALPIDKVRGEVQFNNVYFAYKDRFPVIKNLSLDIPAGKTIAIVGSTGSGKSTLVKLLLRLYEVQAGRITVDGIDLQTLNLQDLRRCIGLVSQDVFLFHGTVAENIAYGSFETTEQEIITAAKIAEAHEFIVELPEGYETIVGERGQKLSGGQRQRIAIARAVLKNPPILILDEATSAVDNETEAAIQRSLERITVDRTTIAIAHRLSTIRNAHCIYVMEHGKLVESGTHEQLLEKDGIYSSLWRVQSGLR